AGCATGATAAAGATGCGACACCAGTTCACGCTGGCGCTCTTCGCTCATGCCGCGGTGCCGCGCGAGCATCATGGTCACGATCAGCATCGACAATAGCTGGGTGGTAAACGCCTTGGTGCTGGCGACGCCGATCTCCGGCCCGGCCTGCGTCATCATCACCAGGTCGGACTCGCGCACCATTGAGCTGTGTGCGCTGTTGCAGATAGTGAGCGAACCGAGATAGCCGGCCTGTTTGGCCATGCGCAGTGCTTCCAGCGTATCTGCCGTTTCGCCCGACTGCGACAGGGTTACAAACAGTGTGTTCGGCGGCACGGTGACCTGGCGATAGCGGTACTCGCTGGCGATCTCGACCTGCACCGGCAGATCAGCCAGCGCCTCGATCCAGTACTTGCCGACACAGCCGGCGTGATAGCTCGTGCCACACGCAATAATGTGTATGTTCTCGACCTTGGCCAGCAACTCATTGGCTTGTGGACCCAGCGCGTTGGGCAACACGCGATGGTTGGCCACACGTCCATAAAGTGTGTCGGCCAGCGCCGCCGGTTGCTCAAAAATCTCTTTCAGCATGAAGTGCGGGTACTGGCCTTTCTCGGCGGCATCGGCGCTCCACTTCTCTTCGTGTGCCTGGCGCCAGACCGGCTCGCCATGCTCGTCGAAAACATTAACCTTGTCGCGGCGAATCTCGGCAAGGTCGCCCTGCTCGAGAAAAATAAAACGCTGCGTCACTGGCAGCAACGCCGGCACGCCGCTGGCGACGTAGTTTTCGCCGTCGCCGACACCGATAACCAGCGGGCTGGCCACGCGGCTGACAATAAGGCGATCGGGGTCTTCGGCATCGAACACCAGCAGCGCATAGGCGCCTTCGAAGCGATCAACCGCCTTACGCACGGCTTCGACCAGGTCGTTACCCTGAGTCAGGTAATAATGGACCAGATGGGCGACGACTTCGGTGTCTGTGTCGGACTGAAACTCGTAGCCCTTCGCCTGCATCTCTTCCTTGATGGGCTGAAAGTTTTCGATGATGCCGTTGTGTATTACTGCGACACGCCCACCCGACAAATGCGGGTGCGCATTGGCCTCGGTGACACCACCATGAGTGGCCCAGCGCGTGTGCGCGACACCCAGATGTCCCTGCAGGGGCGTCGCGGCCAGCTTTTCATCGAGTTCGGCAACTTTGCCGACCGCACGGCACAACCCGATCTGGCCACTATCGTCGCGCACGGCGACGCCGGCCGAATCGTAACCACGGTATTCGAGGCGACGCAGGCCCTCGATCAGGATCGGGACGATGTCACGGTCTGCAATGGCGCCGACAATTCCGCACATTGTGGCCTCAGGAGTCCTTTGAACGTCTGGGTAGTCTGATCCAGGTCGCGATGCCCGCCTGTGGACTGGTTCTCATTTTTTGGGCTTTTTCACCGGCTTCTGCCAGCCTTCAATGCTTTTTTGCCGGGCGCGTGCAACTGTAAGCGTATTAGGCTTTGTGTCCTTGCTGATCGTCGAACCGGCGCCAATTGTTCCGCCCTCGCCTATGTGCACCGGGGCGACCAGCTCGGTCCCCGACCCGACAAACACATCATCCTCGATTTTCGTTCGATGCTTGTTGGCACCATCGTAGTTACACGTGATTGTGCCGGCGCCGATGTTTACGCTCTTGCCGATTGTAGTGTCGCCGATGTAGCTCAGATGACTGACCTTGCTGCCTTTGCCAATGGCACTTTTTTTCACCTCGACAAAGTTGCCTATCTTCACTTCACTACCGACAAAAGTCTCCGGCCGCACCCGGGCGAACGGGCCGATAGCCGACCGCGGTCCGATGTGAGCGTTGTCGATTAACGTATTTGGCAACACCTGGCAGTCCTGCTCGATCTGGCTGTCACGGATAAAACAGTTTGGCCCGATGCTCACGTTGTCATCCAGCTTCACCTCGCCCTCGAACACGACGTTTACGTCAATGATAACGTCGCGGCCGCAGGTCAGCGTACCGCGCACATCCACGCGTGTCGGATCGGCCAGCGTTACACCGGCATCCATCAAAGCCTCTGCGTTGCGCCAGCGCAGTGCGGATTCGACCTCGGCAAGCTGGCGGCGATCATTGATACCAAGCACTTCTTCCGCCGACCAGGCTTCAACGGTATTTACCGTGACACCGTCGGCAACCGCCATGGCGATGACATCGGTCAGGTAGTACTCGCCCTGCGCGTTGTCCGACGACAGTTTAGCCACCCAAGCACGCAACAGCGCCGCGCTGCAGGCAACGAAGCCGGTGTTCACCTCGGCGATCAGCAGCTGCTGTTCTGTTGCATCCTTTTGTTCGACGATGCGCTGCACGTTGCCCGCGTCGTCACGCACGATGCGACCATAACCATCCGGGTCCGGCAACACGGCTGTAAGCACGCCAAGCCCATCATCGCCGGCAGCATCGACCAGTTCCTGCAGTGTGTCGGCAGTAATCAGCGGGACGTCGCCGTACAGCACCAGTACGACATCGTGATCGGCAATGCGCGGCAGTGCCTGGGCGACGGCGTGGCCGGTACCGAGCTGCTCGGCCTGCTCCACCCAGTCAACCGGCGCATCGGCAAATGCTTCACGCACCGCTTCGCCGCCGTGGCCGTACACTACCAGCGGCGCTTCGGCCGACACGGTCACTGCCGTATCGATGACGTGGGCCAGCAGCGGCCGACCGGCGAGCGGCTGCAGCACCTTGGGCCGGGCGGAATTCATACGGGTGCCCTGCCCCGCAGCGAGAATGACGATACTTAGCGACATGGGTGCGGATTCTAGCGCGGAATTGTGGCAAAAAGGGGCTGTCGCAAGGAGTCGCGACTGAAGTCGCTCCCACGGCAGCTCTTCGCAGGGAGTCGCGACTGAAGTCGCTCCCACGACAGCCTGTCGCGGACAGTTGCAGATATTGCTGCCCGTGGCCCGTGCATGCCGGTAAACTAATCGTCTACGCTGAAGCAATGTCAGTGCGCCACGGTCCAATGACGAAAACCCCAATTCCGCAGCGGCTTATGCTGTTCATCCTGCTGCTGTGCCCGGCAATGGTAATGGCCGCTGTACGCATTGACGGTATCGCCGGGGATCTGCTGGCCAACGCCCAGGCGCACCTGGCGCTGGATGACGAACCTTGTGACGCGCCGATGTGGCGGGTGCGCCGCCTGCTGCGTCAGGGCAATGGCGAGATCAAAGAAGCCATGCAGGCGCTGGGGCACTACCAGGCCAGTATCGAATCGAGCCTGGCCGCTGGCGACGGCTGCTGGGAAGCGGTTTACACGGTAGTGCCGGGCGCGCCGGTTACGGTGCGCAAGCTGGATATCTCGCTGATCGGCGCCGCGGCTGACGACGCCGAGTTCACTCAGATTCTGGCCAACGCAAAACTGCAGCAACAGCAGCCGCTGCGTCATGATCATTACGAAGCGCTGAAGCGTGCCCTGCTTGATACGGCATCGCGGCGTGGCTATGCCGACGCACGAGTGTTGCGCAGCGAAGTCAATGTCTACCCGCAGGAATCTGTCGCTGACGTCCTCATCGAGATGCAAAGCGGCGAGCGCTACGCTTTTGGTGAGACGATTTTTCGCCAGGAGGTACTGACACCGAAGCTGGTGCAGGGGTTTATGCCGTACCGGCGTGGCGACCCGTACCACTCGGGCCAGCTGGCCGATTTCTACGCCGTGCTGTCCGGCAGCGGTTACTTCGGTCGCATCCAGGTCGAACCCTTGCTGGACACGCGCAGCAACGGCGAAATACCGGTTGCGGTAACGCTGACGCCGGGCAAGCGGCGCCTGTACACCGCCGGGCTGGGTTTCTCGACCGATACCGGGCCACGGGTGCGCGCCGGCTACACCGATCGCCGCGTAAGTCCAAGTGGCCAGCAGTGGAGCAGCAACCTGGTGATGTCGCGGGTCGTTTCAGAATTATCGGCCAACTACCGCCGCCCGCGAGGCGACCCGAAGACTGACTGGCTCAGCTTCGATGCCGGCTTTAAGCACGAAAGCACCGACACCAGCGAAAGCGACGCCTATCAGCTGGGTGTGCACCGCATCCGCCAGCGTCGTAATAACTGGCGCGAGAACCGCTTTGTCGATTTGCTCATCGAAGACTTCGTCATCGGGGAGCAGCAAAGAACGAGCACGCTGGTGATACCGGGAATATCGTGGTCACGCACCAAAGCGGAGAACCGGTTGCGACCGCAGCGGGGTCTGCGGGTTTTTCTCGAGGCCCGCGCCAGCGGCGACATGCTTGGCTCGGACACAAATTTTCTGCGTCTGGAAGCGCGCGGCAAACTGATCCGCAAGCTGTCGCCCAGGTCACGCCTGTTGCTAAGGGCCGAGAGCGGAATCAGCGTGACGGGCGAATTCTCCGAACTGCCGCCGTCGCTGCGCTATTTTGCCGGCGGCGACGCCTCGATACGAGGCTACGATTTTGAATCGCTGGGTCCGCGGGATGCATCCGGTCAGGTCATTGGCGGCTCCGGCAAGGTGGTCGCCAGTGTCGAGTACGAATTCACCATCCTGCCGCGATGGTCGCTGGCACTGTTCGTAGACAGCGGCAATGCCTTCGAAGATCTCGAACTGCAACCGCAAACCGGAGTCGGTATTGGTGCCCGCTGGCATTCGCCGGTCGGTCCGGTTCGCGTCGACCTCGCCAAACCGTTCAACGGCGCCGACCGCTCGGTGCGCCTGCACGTTTCTTTCGGGCCGGACCTGTGAGGCCGGGGCGTTTACTGCTGTGGTTCGGTGCGGCTCTGCTGCTGCTTGCTGTTGTCATTGCGATTGCCGCCGGGTGGGCGGTCCACACCGAGTCCGGTGCCCGCTGGGCCCTCAAGCGCGCCGCCAACGCCAGCGGGGCGATGCGTTTTGACGATGTTTCCGGAACGCTGTTTGGCCGGCTCGATGTCGGCAGCGTGCACTATGCCGACGAATCGGCCGAGCTTGCCGCACAGGGGATAAGCCTGCAGGTCGATCCCGACCGGCTGCTGGCGGGTGAGCTGCACGTGCGTGAACTGACGGCTGAAGCACTCAGCTATACGCCACGCCCGACCACCGGCAAAAAGAAAACCGGCGCGCCACCCTCGCTGCCGATCGACCTGACCGTTGACGATGTTCGCATCGGCCGGATAGTGATCCACGGCGACCGTGACGAACAGATTGATAACGTCGCTGCGCGAGCGCAGTGGCGTGGCGACATGATCACCATCGAAAGCCTGGCGTTGACGGTACGCGACTTCGAAATACAACTCGCCGGCACGGTGCGCCTGCGCGAGCGACCGGTCATCGACCTGAACGCCGACTGGCGCTCGCTGGCGGATAGCGGCCTGCACGGCAGTGGCCAGGTAACCGGCGATACCGCCAGCCTGGCCGTGCAGCATGAACTGGCCGGCCGTTATGCCGTCAGCACACGCGGCACGGTCGATTACCGCGACAACTCGGTGCACCTCGACCTGGTAAACACTGCCGATCAGCTCGACCACGTCGCCGGTGAGCGAAAACTGCAATTCAGCGATGCGAGTTTGTCCATCAAAGGGCCACTCGACAACTACCGCATAAGCCTGAATACCGCTCTTGCATCGCCCGGCCTGCCGGCACTGCAAATCAGTGGCAGCGGCAACGGCAACCTGCAGTCGCTGCAGGTCGCTGACCTGTCGGTAACACCACCACGCGGCAGGCTAAGCGGCAGCGGCGAGCTGCGTTGGGCGCCTGCTGTTTTCTGGCGTTTTGATGTCAGCGCAAACGATATCAACCCGGCCTTGTTTGCCGAACAATGGCCCGGGAACCTGGCTGGCGGGCTCAGGTTCAGTGGCAACCTGGACGAAGCCGGCCTGCGTTACCAGGCACGCGACATCGACATCAGAGGCACGCTGCGCGACAAGCAGCTCGCGCTGTCCGGGCAGGTGCAACTGGCTGGCAACGTCATCGAGATTCACCAGCTGCAGCTGCGTGCCGGTGCGGGCAGCATCAACAGCGTCGGCCAGGTCAACCTCGGCGAGCCGATACGCTGGCAAACCGATCTGTCACTGCGTGACGTCAATCCCGCGTTCCTGTTCGATGACTGGCCAGGGCAACTCAGTGGCAGTGTCCGTTTTGGTGGCAGCTATTCCACCACTGGCACCCGCTTTGTGGCGGAAAACATCGCTATCGATGGGCGGCTGCGCGACCAGCCGCTGCAGCTGGGTGGAACACTCCGGCACGACGGCACCGCGCTATCGCTCTCCCGCGTCAATGTGCGCAGCGGCAATAACCGCCTTCGCATAGACGGTAGTTTCGGGCGCCGGCTGGCCGTGGAATATAACGCCAACATTACCGATCTGGGTGCCTTCGGTCCGCAGTTCGATGGATCGCTCACCGGCGAAGGGCGGCTTGCCGGCACCCTTGCCGCGCCGGTAATCGAAGTTGACCTGGTAGCTGACGGGTTGCGCGTACCGGGTTATGCGATCGGGACGCTGCGCGCTGATGGTCAACTGGCGCCACGCGGCCGCCAGGCGACGCTGCTGCTTGAAGCTGGCGAGGTTGCGCTGGGCGAGCAGCGCATCGACAGCGTGCGCGCCACCGTGCGCGGCGCACTCGACCAGCACGAGATTGCGCTGGAATTGGCGACACCGTTGGGCCGCGTCAACGCAAGCCTGGCCGGCGGCTGGCAGGATGAACAATGGCGCGGCCAGTTGGCTGACAGCCGTTTTGACCTGCAGCAGTACGGCTTGTGGCAACAGCAATCAGCAGCAACGGTAACTGCAGCGGTAGCCGGCGCACAGGTGCGCGAACTTTGCTGGCGACAGGATACGGCGGCTGTCTGTATCGATGGGGGCATCGACGGTGGCGTACTGGCGGCATCGGCGAACGTGCGCGAAGTTCCTGTCGATACGCTG
The window above is part of the Gammaproteobacteria bacterium genome. Proteins encoded here:
- a CDS encoding outer membrane protein assembly factor; the encoded protein is MTKTPIPQRLMLFILLLCPAMVMAAVRIDGIAGDLLANAQAHLALDDEPCDAPMWRVRRLLRQGNGEIKEAMQALGHYQASIESSLAAGDGCWEAVYTVVPGAPVTVRKLDISLIGAAADDAEFTQILANAKLQQQQPLRHDHYEALKRALLDTASRRGYADARVLRSEVNVYPQESVADVLIEMQSGERYAFGETIFRQEVLTPKLVQGFMPYRRGDPYHSGQLADFYAVLSGSGYFGRIQVEPLLDTRSNGEIPVAVTLTPGKRRLYTAGLGFSTDTGPRVRAGYTDRRVSPSGQQWSSNLVMSRVVSELSANYRRPRGDPKTDWLSFDAGFKHESTDTSESDAYQLGVHRIRQRRNNWRENRFVDLLIEDFVIGEQQRTSTLVIPGISWSRTKAENRLRPQRGLRVFLEARASGDMLGSDTNFLRLEARGKLIRKLSPRSRLLLRAESGISVTGEFSELPPSLRYFAGGDASIRGYDFESLGPRDASGQVIGGSGKVVASVEYEFTILPRWSLALFVDSGNAFEDLELQPQTGVGIGARWHSPVGPVRVDLAKPFNGADRSVRLHVSFGPDL
- the glmS gene encoding glutamine--fructose-6-phosphate transaminase (isomerizing), giving the protein MCGIVGAIADRDIVPILIEGLRRLEYRGYDSAGVAVRDDSGQIGLCRAVGKVAELDEKLAATPLQGHLGVAHTRWATHGGVTEANAHPHLSGGRVAVIHNGIIENFQPIKEEMQAKGYEFQSDTDTEVVAHLVHYYLTQGNDLVEAVRKAVDRFEGAYALLVFDAEDPDRLIVSRVASPLVIGVGDGENYVASGVPALLPVTQRFIFLEQGDLAEIRRDKVNVFDEHGEPVWRQAHEEKWSADAAEKGQYPHFMLKEIFEQPAALADTLYGRVANHRVLPNALGPQANELLAKVENIHIIACGTSYHAGCVGKYWIEALADLPVQVEIASEYRYRQVTVPPNTLFVTLSQSGETADTLEALRMAKQAGYLGSLTICNSAHSSMVRESDLVMMTQAGPEIGVASTKAFTTQLLSMLIVTMMLARHRGMSEERQRELVSHLYHAAAASEQALEMNDTLKQLAKDFAEKNHTLFLGRGPMWPIAMEGALKLKEISYIHAEAYAAGELKHGPLALIDDEMPVVVVAPNNELLDKLKSNMQVVRARGGQLYVFADRETGIKDEDGIKVIPMPHCDRLIAPIVYTVALQLLAYHVAVLRGTDVDQPRNLAKSVTVE
- the glmU gene encoding bifunctional UDP-N-acetylglucosamine diphosphorylase/glucosamine-1-phosphate N-acetyltransferase GlmU, yielding MSLSIVILAAGQGTRMNSARPKVLQPLAGRPLLAHVIDTAVTVSAEAPLVVYGHGGEAVREAFADAPVDWVEQAEQLGTGHAVAQALPRIADHDVVLVLYGDVPLITADTLQELVDAAGDDGLGVLTAVLPDPDGYGRIVRDDAGNVQRIVEQKDATEQQLLIAEVNTGFVACSAALLRAWVAKLSSDNAQGEYYLTDVIAMAVADGVTVNTVEAWSAEEVLGINDRRQLAEVESALRWRNAEALMDAGVTLADPTRVDVRGTLTCGRDVIIDVNVVFEGEVKLDDNVSIGPNCFIRDSQIEQDCQVLPNTLIDNAHIGPRSAIGPFARVRPETFVGSEVKIGNFVEVKKSAIGKGSKVSHLSYIGDTTIGKSVNIGAGTITCNYDGANKHRTKIEDDVFVGSGTELVAPVHIGEGGTIGAGSTISKDTKPNTLTVARARQKSIEGWQKPVKKPKK